The following proteins come from a genomic window of Streptomyces sp. Sge12:
- a CDS encoding nitroreductase family deazaflavin-dependent oxidoreductase, protein MTTDIDWDHPADPREGTWQLDHVKLYVGSGGSEGQYWNGTQTLLLTTLGRVSGKPVRTPLIYGEADGRYLVVASKGGDPAHPLWYRNLSEHPAVRIQVGPKVMQGTARTATPEERAAYWPVMVKHWPAYDEYQAKTDREIPIVIIEPVA, encoded by the coding sequence ATGACGACCGACATCGACTGGGACCACCCGGCCGACCCCCGGGAGGGCACCTGGCAGTTGGACCACGTGAAGCTGTACGTGGGCTCGGGCGGCTCCGAGGGCCAGTACTGGAACGGCACCCAGACCCTCCTGCTCACCACCCTCGGCCGGGTGTCGGGCAAGCCGGTCCGCACCCCGCTCATCTACGGTGAGGCCGACGGCCGTTACCTGGTCGTCGCGTCCAAGGGCGGCGACCCCGCGCACCCGCTCTGGTACCGGAACCTGTCCGAGCATCCCGCGGTCCGCATCCAGGTCGGCCCGAAGGTCATGCAGGGCACGGCCCGTACCGCCACTCCCGAGGAGCGCGCCGCGTACTGGCCGGTGATGGTCAAGCACTGGCCCGCCTACGACGAGTACCAGGCCAAGACGGACCGCGAGATCCCGATCGTGATCATCGAGCCGGTCGCGTAG
- a CDS encoding FAD-dependent monooxygenase, translated as MSAVQRHAIVVGAGIGGLTAALALGRRGWRVTVCERAAGPSSVGAGIVLAPNALRAFATIGFDITRAAGRTLPAAMGLRRPDGRWLNRADGAALAARYGGPPLALHRSALAEALTTALPAGTVRHGVAVTSVDDADGSPVVRTCAGDLVGADLVLAADGIHSPLRRQYFPDHPGLRHSGETAWRTVLPAAASRAEAATAETWGRGERFGVVPLADGRIYVYATAVAPAGYRPADLRGELLRRYGTWHDPIPALLERIDPAAVLQHDLYDLAAPLPRFHHGRLAWLGDAAHAMTPNLGQGGCQAVEDAAVLGHLLADAGPADVPAALAAYSAARCARTDAIRVRARRAGRVAALTHPLATAVRDLAVRATPAGAAYRAMDALFDGFVLPDGMHTVPGGVGARW; from the coding sequence ATGTCGGCAGTTCAGCGTCACGCGATCGTGGTGGGCGCGGGGATCGGCGGGCTCACCGCGGCGCTGGCCCTTGGCCGCCGGGGCTGGCGGGTCACCGTGTGCGAGCGGGCGGCGGGGCCGAGCTCCGTCGGCGCCGGGATCGTGCTCGCCCCCAACGCCCTGCGCGCCTTCGCCACCATCGGCTTCGACATCACCCGCGCGGCGGGCCGTACCCTCCCCGCCGCGATGGGCCTGCGCCGCCCCGACGGCCGCTGGCTCAACCGCGCCGACGGCGCCGCGCTGGCCGCCCGTTACGGCGGTCCGCCGCTCGCCCTGCACCGCTCGGCGCTGGCCGAGGCCCTGACCACCGCCCTCCCCGCGGGAACCGTCCGCCACGGCGTCGCCGTCACCTCGGTGGACGACGCCGACGGCTCCCCGGTGGTCCGCACCTGCGCCGGCGACCTCGTCGGCGCCGACCTGGTCCTGGCCGCCGACGGCATCCACAGCCCCCTGCGCCGCCAGTACTTCCCGGACCACCCGGGCCTGCGCCACAGCGGTGAGACCGCCTGGCGCACCGTCCTGCCCGCCGCCGCGAGCCGCGCCGAAGCGGCGACCGCCGAGACCTGGGGCCGGGGCGAGCGCTTCGGCGTCGTCCCGCTCGCCGACGGCCGGATCTACGTCTACGCCACCGCAGTCGCCCCCGCCGGGTACCGCCCCGCCGACCTCCGCGGGGAACTCCTGCGCCGCTACGGCACCTGGCACGACCCGATCCCCGCCCTCCTGGAGCGGATCGACCCGGCGGCCGTGCTCCAGCACGACCTGTACGACCTGGCCGCGCCGCTCCCCCGCTTCCACCACGGGCGCCTGGCCTGGCTCGGCGACGCCGCGCACGCCATGACCCCCAACCTCGGACAGGGCGGCTGCCAGGCCGTCGAGGACGCCGCGGTCCTCGGCCATCTGCTGGCCGACGCCGGCCCGGCGGACGTCCCGGCCGCGCTCGCCGCCTACAGCGCGGCCCGGTGCGCGCGTACCGACGCCATCCGCGTCCGCGCCCGCCGGGCGGGCCGGGTCGCCGCCCTCACCCACCCCCTCGCGACGGCCGTCCGCGACCTCGCCGTCCGGGCCACCCCGGCCGGCGCCGCGTACCGGGCGATGGATGCGCTGTTCGACGGATTCGTGCTCCCGGACGGAATGCACACCGTGCCCGGGGGCGTTGGGGCTCGTTGGTGA
- a CDS encoding TetR/AcrR family transcriptional regulator, which produces MSTTADRRTLIADTAIGLVAAAGLRGLTHRAVDGAAGLPAGSTSYYFRTRTALIGACYARLAELDLGDVGDLGGGLGESLGGDPGGGSGGDRDGGSPPAPPVADREGAAAALAGLLHRWLTVGRERQLARFELSLEAARNPELEADFHRAGLGARARASGILAALGAEQPEAAAELLVAWTDGLLYDRLAGALARSRPAPDLAELTSITRRMIEAALAEV; this is translated from the coding sequence ATGTCCACCACCGCGGATCGCAGAACGCTGATCGCCGACACCGCGATCGGCCTCGTGGCCGCCGCCGGGCTCCGCGGCCTGACCCACCGCGCGGTCGACGGCGCGGCGGGGCTGCCGGCCGGCAGCACCTCGTACTACTTCCGTACGAGGACGGCGCTGATCGGGGCCTGCTACGCGCGGCTGGCCGAGCTGGACCTCGGCGATGTCGGGGACCTGGGCGGGGGCCTCGGCGAGAGCCTCGGCGGGGATCCTGGCGGGGGCTCTGGCGGGGATCGCGACGGCGGGAGTCCGCCCGCGCCCCCGGTGGCGGACCGGGAGGGCGCCGCGGCCGCGCTGGCCGGGCTGCTGCACCGCTGGCTGACGGTGGGGCGCGAACGCCAGCTGGCCCGCTTCGAACTCAGCCTCGAAGCGGCCCGCAACCCCGAACTGGAGGCGGACTTCCACCGGGCGGGCCTCGGAGCCCGGGCCCGCGCCTCGGGCATCCTCGCCGCACTCGGCGCCGAGCAGCCCGAGGCGGCCGCCGAACTCCTCGTCGCCTGGACCGACGGGCTCCTCTACGACCGGCTGGCCGGCGCCCTAGCCCGCTCCCGCCCGGCCCCGGACCTCGCCGAACTGACCTCGATCACCCGGCGCATGATCGAAGCCGCCCTCGCCGAGGTCTGA
- a CDS encoding alpha/beta hydrolase family protein, with protein MKRISGDRNPGPTRRALLTAAAGAALAAGCARGGAPGAPAAASSGTATPSEAAGGLTPGVMTLFKDPAYNFNGLLALGGSGAGAAEVGEVLTAVNTINDAGLTAQTYVKTFRALGDQLLKAPPGAPADGQTKRFRALRAAQYYGQALFFVLGSDDPGSEEQLYKAGRGAWDAFCDLCEPAPVKANVPYGTTPLPVWFFRPDTSATRRPTVILTNGSDGQNVDMWTYGVPAALDRGWNALVYDGPGQGQLLFVDQVVFTPTWEKVVTPLVDWLSARPDVDPGRIALTGLSMAGDLAPRAAAFETRIAALVAMPGCVEPWLGFPPEIRKILTPDQQETNDIWNKEVVPELPPDAADVMKKRFEPFSVPAMLEARQGKLFTDFYTPATRIQALSITDVVGRIKAPTLVLDYEGEQFYPGQPRRMYDALTSPKDYLKLTAAQGAQLHCSPMAPQLHCEVVFDWLQKTLAGS; from the coding sequence ATGAAGCGCATATCCGGTGATCGGAACCCCGGCCCCACCCGACGCGCCCTGCTCACCGCCGCGGCGGGTGCGGCCCTCGCGGCGGGTTGCGCGCGCGGCGGCGCCCCCGGCGCTCCGGCGGCGGCGTCCAGCGGCACCGCCACACCCAGTGAGGCCGCCGGCGGCCTCACCCCGGGCGTGATGACGCTGTTCAAGGACCCGGCGTACAACTTCAACGGACTCCTCGCGCTCGGCGGCTCGGGAGCCGGCGCCGCCGAGGTCGGCGAGGTCCTCACGGCCGTGAACACGATCAACGACGCCGGCCTGACCGCCCAGACGTACGTGAAGACCTTCCGCGCGCTCGGCGACCAGCTCCTGAAAGCACCGCCGGGCGCACCGGCCGACGGGCAGACCAAGCGCTTCCGGGCGCTGCGCGCCGCCCAGTACTACGGCCAGGCACTCTTCTTCGTCCTCGGTTCGGACGACCCCGGCAGCGAGGAACAGCTCTACAAGGCGGGGCGCGGGGCCTGGGACGCCTTCTGCGACCTGTGCGAGCCCGCCCCTGTGAAGGCGAACGTGCCCTACGGCACCACACCGCTCCCGGTGTGGTTCTTCCGCCCCGACACCTCCGCCACCCGCCGCCCGACGGTGATCCTGACGAACGGGAGCGACGGCCAGAACGTGGACATGTGGACCTACGGGGTTCCTGCCGCGCTGGACCGGGGCTGGAACGCGCTCGTCTACGACGGGCCGGGCCAGGGGCAACTGCTCTTCGTGGACCAGGTGGTGTTCACACCCACCTGGGAGAAGGTCGTCACCCCCCTCGTCGACTGGCTCTCCGCCCGCCCCGACGTGGACCCCGGCCGGATTGCCCTGACCGGTCTGAGCATGGCCGGGGACCTCGCCCCGCGAGCGGCGGCCTTCGAGACCCGGATCGCCGCGCTGGTGGCCATGCCGGGCTGCGTGGAGCCGTGGCTGGGCTTCCCGCCCGAGATCCGGAAGATCCTGACCCCCGACCAGCAGGAGACGAACGACATCTGGAACAAGGAGGTCGTCCCCGAACTGCCCCCGGACGCGGCCGACGTGATGAAGAAGCGCTTCGAGCCCTTCTCCGTGCCCGCCATGCTCGAAGCGCGGCAGGGCAAGCTGTTCACCGACTTCTACACCCCCGCCACCCGGATCCAGGCGCTGTCCATCACCGATGTCGTCGGCCGGATCAAGGCCCCCACCCTGGTGCTGGACTACGAGGGCGAGCAGTTCTACCCCGGCCAGCCGCGCCGCATGTACGACGCCCTCACCTCGCCCAAGGACTACCTGAAGCTGACGGCGGCCCAGGGCGCGCAGTTGCACTGCTCCCCGATGGCCCCGCAGCTGCACTGCGAGGTCGTCTTCGACTGGCTCCAGAAGACGCTCGCGGGCAGCTGA
- a CDS encoding VOC family protein yields the protein MIAELQCVVLDCLEPQSLAEFYRSLLGGSVNRPDRRWAVDESWATLHTPSGLVLAFQRAPDHVPPRWPDPSRPQQFHLDLGVPDLDRAQEEVLAAGGTLLDGSDGRGWRVYADPAGHPFCLVRH from the coding sequence ATGATCGCTGAACTGCAATGCGTGGTCCTGGACTGCCTCGAGCCGCAGTCCCTCGCCGAGTTCTACCGGTCCCTGCTGGGCGGGAGCGTCAACCGGCCGGACCGGCGCTGGGCCGTCGACGAGAGCTGGGCGACCCTCCACACCCCCTCGGGGCTGGTCCTCGCCTTCCAGCGCGCTCCCGACCACGTGCCGCCGCGCTGGCCCGACCCCAGCCGGCCGCAGCAGTTCCACCTGGACCTCGGCGTCCCGGACCTGGACCGCGCGCAGGAGGAGGTGCTGGCGGCCGGCGGGACGCTGCTCGACGGCTCGGACGGGCGCGGCTGGCGGGTCTACGCGGACCCGGCGGGGCACCCGTTCTGTCTCGTCCGGCACTGA
- a CDS encoding serine hydrolase domain-containing protein — MTVRTGASGLASTEARLARAATGGPEETSGRPGTSGGGLTRRRLGARLLALGGVLVLHAAFPGAPGAAGAAGSPGAPGSPAERRALQGLRLRYGSARQAGLLEKHLEGVADEARRFLGPSPEHPYYAGAVVLAGRGRTIALHRAMGHAVRYADYDGRTDRVREFPEAERIAMAEDTVFDLASLTKLFTSILAVQQIERGRLELEAPVCRYMPEFTGGGKEIITVRQLLTHTSGLRSWAPFYQESTREGQLRLLWSVRPQETPGTVYRYSDLNLISLQLLLERITARTLDVLLRDEITAPLGMHRTRYNPPLSWRRVTAATEVQRPPWSGLDRGLVWGEVHDENAYALGGVAGHAGVFGTAWDLAVLARALLDGGVYAGRRILRPASVELLFTDYNTAFPGDDHGLGFELYQHWYMGAMATPHSAGHTGFTGTSLVLDPSTDSFLILLGNSVHPVRTWRAGSAPRVAVGNRFARAVPVRTRHGGAAWFSGIRPGASGTLTLPPLRPATAAARLRCAVWWDTVPGEGALHVEGSADGEHWEPLPFSTLRSTGGTPEQWPRGSVSGWSGRVWHRLEAPLTAAWTGREVRLRLRHTATGRYVGRGIYVDVVRVAEPGRLLFAEDRPADADRIEAIGWTRSAD, encoded by the coding sequence ATGACAGTACGCACGGGGGCTTCGGGCCTGGCGAGCACAGAGGCACGGCTCGCACGCGCCGCAACGGGCGGGCCCGAGGAGACGAGCGGCCGACCCGGTACCTCCGGTGGCGGGCTGACGCGACGGCGGCTCGGGGCGCGGCTGCTCGCGCTCGGCGGGGTCCTCGTCCTGCACGCGGCGTTCCCGGGCGCCCCGGGTGCCGCGGGTGCCGCGGGCAGTCCGGGCGCCCCGGGCAGTCCGGCCGAACGGCGCGCGCTCCAGGGGCTGCGGCTGCGGTACGGGTCGGCGCGCCAGGCCGGCCTGCTGGAGAAGCACCTGGAGGGGGTGGCCGACGAGGCCCGGCGCTTCCTGGGCCCCTCCCCCGAACACCCCTACTACGCCGGGGCGGTGGTCCTCGCCGGCCGGGGCCGCACCATCGCCCTGCACCGCGCCATGGGCCACGCGGTCCGCTACGCGGACTACGACGGGCGGACCGACCGGGTCCGGGAGTTCCCGGAGGCCGAGCGGATCGCCATGGCCGAGGACACCGTCTTCGACCTGGCCTCGCTGACCAAGCTGTTCACCTCCATCCTGGCCGTGCAGCAGATCGAGCGCGGCCGCCTGGAGCTGGAGGCCCCGGTGTGCCGGTACATGCCGGAGTTCACCGGGGGCGGCAAGGAGATCATCACGGTCCGTCAGCTGCTCACGCACACCTCGGGTCTGCGTTCCTGGGCGCCCTTCTACCAGGAGTCCACGCGCGAGGGGCAGCTGAGGCTGCTGTGGTCGGTGCGTCCGCAGGAGACCCCCGGGACCGTCTACCGGTACTCCGACCTCAACCTCATTTCGTTGCAGCTGCTCCTGGAACGGATCACCGCTCGCACTTTGGACGTCCTGCTCCGCGACGAGATCACCGCTCCGCTCGGGATGCACCGCACGCGGTACAACCCACCGCTCTCCTGGCGCCGGGTCACCGCCGCCACCGAAGTGCAGCGCCCGCCCTGGTCCGGCCTGGACCGCGGGCTGGTGTGGGGCGAGGTCCACGACGAGAACGCGTACGCGCTCGGCGGTGTCGCGGGCCATGCCGGGGTCTTCGGCACCGCCTGGGACCTGGCCGTGCTCGCCCGCGCCCTCCTGGACGGCGGGGTCTACGCGGGCCGGCGCATCCTGCGCCCCGCCTCCGTCGAGCTGCTCTTCACCGACTACAACACGGCCTTCCCCGGCGACGACCACGGCCTCGGCTTCGAGCTCTACCAGCACTGGTACATGGGGGCCATGGCCACCCCGCACTCCGCCGGGCACACCGGGTTCACCGGCACCTCCCTCGTCCTCGACCCCTCCACCGACTCGTTCCTGATCCTGCTCGGCAACTCCGTGCACCCCGTACGCACCTGGCGGGCCGGCAGCGCGCCGCGCGTCGCCGTCGGCAACCGGTTCGCCCGCGCCGTCCCGGTCCGTACGCGGCACGGCGGCGCGGCCTGGTTCTCCGGCATCCGGCCGGGCGCCTCGGGCACCCTCACGCTGCCGCCGCTGCGCCCGGCCACGGCCGCCGCCCGGCTGCGCTGCGCCGTGTGGTGGGACACCGTGCCCGGCGAGGGCGCCCTGCACGTGGAGGGCTCCGCCGACGGGGAACACTGGGAGCCGCTGCCCTTCAGCACGCTGCGGTCCACCGGCGGCACGCCCGAGCAGTGGCCGCGGGGCTCGGTGAGCGGCTGGTCGGGCCGCGTCTGGCACCGCCTCGAAGCCCCCCTCACGGCCGCGTGGACGGGCCGGGAGGTACGGCTGCGGCTGCGCCACACCGCGACCGGCCGCTACGTGGGCCGCGGGATCTACGTGGACGTCGTACGCGTGGCGGAACCGGGCCGGCTGCTGTTCGCCGAGGACCGCCCGGCCGACGCCGACCGGATCGAGGCGATCGGCTGGACCCGGTCGGCGGACTGA
- a CDS encoding NAD(P)H-dependent flavin oxidoreductase has protein sequence METELSKKLGVEHAIFGFTPFPAVAAAITRAGGFGVLGAVRYTAPDELARDLDWMQAHTDGKPYGLDVVMPAKKAVDGIGEADIEAMIPAGHRDFVRDTLAKHHVPELAEGEASGWRITGWMEQVARRQLDVAFDYPIKLLANALGSPPADVIARAHDHGVLVAALAGSAKHARRHAEAGIDIVVAQGYEAGGHTGDIATMVLVPEIVEAVAPLPVLAAGGIGSGEQIAAGLALGAQGAWLGSLWLTTTEADLHSRALTEKLLAAGSGDTVRSRALTGKPARQLRTEWTDAWDDPEGPGALPMPLQGLLVAEAVSRIQKYEIQPLLGTPVGQIVGRMTEERSVQAVFDDLTSGFERAIDRINRIAGRVREA, from the coding sequence ATGGAGACGGAGCTGAGCAAGAAACTGGGAGTCGAGCACGCCATCTTCGGCTTCACGCCCTTCCCGGCGGTCGCCGCTGCCATCACCCGGGCGGGCGGCTTCGGCGTACTCGGCGCGGTCCGCTACACCGCCCCCGACGAGCTGGCCCGCGACCTCGACTGGATGCAGGCGCACACCGACGGAAAGCCCTACGGCCTCGACGTCGTCATGCCCGCGAAGAAGGCCGTCGACGGCATCGGCGAGGCCGACATCGAGGCGATGATCCCGGCCGGGCACCGCGACTTCGTCCGCGACACCCTCGCCAAACACCACGTGCCCGAGCTCGCCGAGGGCGAGGCCTCCGGCTGGCGGATCACCGGCTGGATGGAGCAGGTCGCCCGGCGCCAGCTCGACGTCGCCTTCGACTACCCCATCAAACTCCTGGCGAACGCCCTCGGTTCCCCGCCCGCCGACGTCATCGCCCGCGCCCACGACCACGGCGTCCTCGTCGCCGCCCTCGCCGGGAGCGCCAAACACGCCCGCCGCCACGCCGAAGCCGGCATCGACATCGTCGTCGCCCAGGGCTACGAGGCGGGCGGCCACACCGGCGACATCGCCACCATGGTCCTGGTCCCCGAGATCGTCGAGGCCGTCGCCCCCCTCCCGGTCCTCGCCGCCGGCGGCATCGGCAGCGGCGAGCAGATCGCCGCCGGCCTCGCCCTCGGCGCCCAGGGCGCCTGGCTCGGCTCCCTCTGGCTCACCACCACCGAGGCCGACCTCCACTCGCGGGCCCTCACCGAGAAACTGCTCGCCGCCGGATCCGGCGACACCGTCCGCTCGCGGGCCCTCACCGGCAAGCCCGCCCGCCAACTGCGCACCGAGTGGACCGACGCCTGGGACGACCCCGAGGGACCGGGCGCGCTGCCCATGCCGCTCCAGGGACTGCTCGTCGCCGAGGCCGTCTCCCGGATCCAGAAGTACGAGATCCAGCCCCTGCTCGGCACCCCCGTCGGCCAGATCGTCGGCCGGATGACCGAAGAACGCAGCGTCCAGGCCGTCTTCGACGACCTCACCAGCGGGTTCGAGAGGGCGATCGACCGCATCAACCGCATCGCCGGCCGAGTCCGAGAGGCGTGA
- a CDS encoding acyl-CoA synthetase — translation MTATTSTTPATDQQPPNGFWAQAAADPGRTVLVTPEGEEWSAGRLHTDVNRLVHGLRAAGLEKGDVFAVVLPNGVEFLTAYLAASQAGFYLVPVNHHLVGPEIAWIVSDSGAKVLIAHERFADAATAAADEAALPASHRYAVGPVAGFRPYAELLDGQPAGAPEGRTLGWVMNYTSGTTGRPRGIRRPLPGKLPEETYLGGFLGIFGIRPFDGNVHLVCSPLYHTAVLQFAGAALHIGHPLVLMDKWTPQEMLRLIDRHACTHTHMVPTQFHRLLALPQETKDAYDVSSMRHAIHGAAPCPDHVKRAMIDWWGRCVEEYYAASEGGGAFATAEDWLKKPGTVGRAWPISELAIFDDDGNRLPAGELGTVYIKMNTGGFSYHKDEGKTKKNRIGDFFTVGDLGLMDEEGYLFLRDRKIDMIISGGVNIYPAEIESALLTHPAVADAAAFGIPHADWGEEVKAVVEPAEGFVAGDALAAEILLHCERQLAGYKRPKTVDFIETMPRDPNGKLYKRRLRDPYWEGHARPM, via the coding sequence ATGACCGCCACGACGTCCACGACCCCCGCCACCGACCAGCAGCCTCCCAACGGCTTCTGGGCCCAGGCAGCCGCCGACCCCGGGCGCACCGTGCTGGTGACCCCCGAGGGCGAGGAATGGAGCGCCGGCCGACTGCACACCGACGTCAACCGCCTCGTCCACGGCCTGCGCGCCGCCGGACTGGAGAAGGGAGACGTCTTCGCCGTCGTCCTCCCCAACGGCGTCGAGTTCCTCACCGCCTACCTGGCCGCCTCCCAGGCGGGCTTCTACCTCGTCCCCGTCAACCACCACCTCGTCGGCCCCGAGATCGCCTGGATCGTCTCCGACTCCGGTGCCAAGGTGCTCATCGCCCACGAGCGCTTCGCCGACGCCGCCACCGCCGCTGCCGACGAGGCGGCCCTGCCCGCGAGCCACCGCTACGCCGTCGGACCGGTCGCGGGCTTCCGGCCGTACGCGGAACTCCTCGACGGACAGCCCGCCGGCGCCCCCGAGGGCCGCACCCTGGGCTGGGTCATGAACTACACCTCCGGCACCACCGGACGGCCGCGCGGCATCCGCCGCCCGCTGCCCGGCAAGCTCCCGGAGGAGACGTACCTGGGCGGCTTCCTCGGCATCTTCGGCATCCGGCCGTTCGACGGCAACGTCCACCTGGTCTGCTCGCCGCTCTACCACACGGCCGTCCTCCAATTCGCGGGCGCCGCCCTGCACATCGGGCACCCGCTCGTCCTGATGGACAAGTGGACCCCGCAGGAGATGCTGCGCCTGATCGACCGGCACGCCTGCACGCACACCCACATGGTGCCGACCCAGTTCCACCGGCTCCTCGCCCTCCCGCAGGAGACGAAGGACGCGTACGACGTCTCGTCCATGCGGCACGCGATCCACGGCGCCGCGCCCTGCCCCGACCACGTCAAACGGGCCATGATCGACTGGTGGGGCCGCTGCGTGGAGGAGTACTACGCGGCCAGCGAGGGCGGGGGCGCGTTCGCGACCGCCGAGGACTGGCTGAAGAAGCCGGGAACCGTCGGCAGGGCCTGGCCGATCAGCGAACTCGCCATCTTCGACGACGACGGCAACCGGCTGCCCGCCGGGGAACTGGGCACCGTCTACATAAAGATGAACACCGGCGGCTTCAGCTACCACAAGGACGAGGGCAAGACGAAGAAGAACCGGATCGGCGACTTCTTCACCGTCGGCGACCTGGGGCTGATGGACGAGGAGGGGTACCTCTTCCTCCGCGACCGCAAGATCGACATGATCATCTCGGGCGGGGTAAACATCTACCCCGCCGAGATCGAGTCGGCCCTGCTCACCCACCCGGCCGTCGCGGACGCCGCCGCCTTCGGCATTCCGCACGCCGACTGGGGCGAGGAGGTCAAGGCGGTCGTCGAACCGGCCGAGGGCTTCGTCGCGGGCGACGCGCTGGCCGCGGAGATCCTGCTCCACTGCGAGCGCCAGCTCGCCGGGTACAAGCGCCCCAAGACGGTCGACTTCATCGAGACCATGCCGCGCGACCCGAACGGCAAGCTCTACAAGCGCCGGCTGCGCGACCCCTACTGGGAGGGCCACGCCCGCCCGATGTGA
- a CDS encoding calcium:proton antiporter, which yields MSTTARRSPLTDWTVVVPVVALVALVFSWGRDLPGFAVALVALCLAGAVLAAVHHAEVVAHRVGEPFGSLVLAVAVTVIEVALIVTLMADGGDKTASLARDTVFAAVMITCNGIVGLSLLVGALRNRVAVFNPEGSGAALATVATLATLSLVLPTFTTSKPGPEFSTAQLTFAAVASLALYGLFVAVQTVRHRSYFLPVDTGQGSGGGEEYAEPPTARAALISLGLLLVALVAVVGDAKAVSPTIERAVAAAGLPQAVVGVIIALLVLAPETLAAVRAARRDRVQTSLNLAYGSAIASIGLTIPAIALASIWLSGPLLLGLGPIHMVLLALTVVVSALTIVPGRATLLQGGVHIVLLAAYLFLAVSP from the coding sequence ATGAGTACGACTGCGCGCAGATCTCCCCTGACCGACTGGACCGTGGTGGTCCCCGTGGTGGCGCTGGTCGCGCTCGTCTTCAGTTGGGGCCGGGACCTACCCGGCTTCGCGGTGGCGCTCGTCGCCCTCTGCCTGGCCGGCGCGGTCCTCGCCGCCGTCCACCACGCCGAGGTCGTCGCCCACCGGGTCGGCGAACCCTTCGGTTCCCTCGTCCTCGCCGTGGCGGTCACCGTGATCGAGGTGGCGCTCATCGTCACCCTGATGGCCGACGGCGGTGACAAGACCGCCTCCCTGGCCCGGGACACGGTCTTCGCCGCCGTCATGATCACGTGCAACGGCATCGTCGGCCTGTCCCTGCTCGTCGGCGCCCTGCGCAACCGGGTCGCCGTGTTCAACCCCGAGGGATCCGGTGCGGCCCTCGCCACCGTCGCGACCCTGGCCACCCTCAGCCTGGTCCTGCCGACCTTCACCACCAGCAAGCCGGGCCCGGAGTTCTCCACCGCGCAGCTCACGTTCGCCGCCGTCGCCTCGCTCGCCCTGTACGGGCTGTTCGTCGCCGTACAGACGGTCCGTCACCGCAGCTACTTCCTGCCCGTGGACACCGGGCAGGGGTCCGGCGGTGGCGAGGAGTACGCGGAACCGCCCACCGCCCGCGCCGCCCTCATCAGCCTCGGCCTGCTGCTGGTCGCGCTCGTCGCCGTGGTCGGCGACGCCAAGGCCGTCTCCCCGACGATCGAGCGGGCCGTCGCGGCCGCCGGCCTGCCCCAGGCGGTCGTCGGTGTGATCATCGCGCTGCTCGTCCTGGCGCCCGAGACACTCGCCGCCGTCCGCGCCGCCCGCCGCGACCGCGTGCAGACCAGTCTCAACCTCGCCTACGGATCGGCCATCGCCAGCATCGGCCTGACCATCCCGGCGATCGCCCTCGCCTCCATCTGGCTCTCCGGACCGCTCCTGCTCGGCCTCGGCCCGATCCACATGGTGCTGCTCGCCCTCACCGTCGTGGTCAGCGCCCTCACCATCGTCCCGGGGCGGGCCACGCTGCTCCAGGGCGGCGTGCACATCGTGCTGCTGGCCGCGTACCTCTTCCTGGCCGTCAGCCCCTAG